A single Blastococcus colisei DNA region contains:
- a CDS encoding aldo/keto reductase, which translates to MAPAPALGVPTIPLNNGVEIPQLGFGVYQVPPEDTADVVGTALELGYRHIDTAQMYGNEKGVGEAVAASGVDRGEIFVTSKLNNGFHRRDDALRAFDRSLADLGFEQLDLFLIHWPLPGIDVDYVETWKALEEIYAGGRVRAIGVSNFQPHHLRRLFAQAEVRPAVNQIEVHPYLAQDDVRAFDADHEIVTQAWSPIARGKVLSDPAITAIAERLGRTPAQVVLRWHIQRGDVVFPKSVSRERMQENFALFDFELGTDEMSALAGLDRGERTGPDPDTFNYVPG; encoded by the coding sequence GTGGCTCCCGCACCCGCCCTCGGAGTGCCCACGATCCCCCTGAACAACGGCGTCGAGATCCCCCAGCTGGGCTTCGGCGTGTACCAGGTTCCGCCCGAGGACACGGCCGATGTCGTCGGTACCGCGCTGGAGCTGGGTTACCGCCACATCGACACCGCCCAGATGTACGGCAACGAGAAGGGTGTCGGCGAGGCCGTCGCGGCGTCGGGCGTCGACCGCGGCGAGATCTTCGTGACCAGCAAGCTCAACAACGGCTTCCACCGCCGCGACGACGCGCTGCGCGCCTTCGACCGGTCGCTGGCCGACCTCGGGTTCGAGCAGCTGGACCTCTTCCTGATCCACTGGCCGCTCCCGGGCATCGACGTCGACTACGTGGAGACCTGGAAGGCGCTCGAGGAGATCTACGCCGGCGGCCGGGTCCGGGCGATCGGCGTCTCCAACTTCCAGCCCCACCACCTGCGTCGGCTGTTCGCGCAAGCCGAGGTCCGGCCCGCGGTGAACCAGATCGAGGTGCACCCCTACCTCGCCCAGGACGACGTCCGCGCGTTCGATGCCGACCACGAGATCGTCACGCAGGCCTGGTCGCCCATCGCGCGGGGCAAGGTGCTGAGCGACCCGGCGATCACCGCCATCGCCGAGCGGCTGGGCCGCACGCCGGCCCAGGTGGTGCTGCGCTGGCACATCCAGCGCGGCGACGTCGTCTTCCCGAAGTCCGTGTCGCGGGAGCGCATGCAGGAGAACTTCGCGCTGTTCGACTTCGAGCTGGGCACCGACGAGATGTCGGCGCTCGCGGGCCTGGACCGGGGTGAGCGCACCGGCCCCGACCCCGACACCTTCAACTACGTCCCGGGCTGA
- a CDS encoding DUF3097 domain-containing protein: protein MPPRSPYDNLVHPRTQKKPVPQVEAEKDLVVEDPSSGFVGAVVRCEKDVVHLEDRFGKVKGYPLGPGFWVDGRPVVLVRPRHAAPAGPLRSASGSLYVENARARVARAGRIYVEGKHDAELVEKVWGHDLRIEGVVVEPLHGVDDLPSIVKEFRPAQGRRLGVLVDHLVTGSKESRIAEQITGAHALVVGHPFIDIWQAVKPQVVGIKAWPVVPKGESWKEGVCRRLGWEDDTGYVWAQRILARVNSFTDLEPTLLGRVEELIDFVTTD, encoded by the coding sequence GTGCCTCCCCGTTCCCCGTACGACAACCTCGTCCACCCGCGCACCCAGAAGAAGCCGGTGCCCCAGGTCGAGGCCGAGAAGGACCTCGTCGTCGAGGACCCCAGCTCGGGTTTCGTCGGCGCGGTCGTCCGGTGCGAGAAGGACGTCGTCCACCTCGAGGACCGCTTCGGCAAGGTCAAGGGCTATCCCCTGGGGCCCGGCTTCTGGGTCGACGGCCGCCCCGTGGTGCTCGTGCGGCCCAGGCACGCAGCGCCGGCCGGTCCGCTGCGCAGCGCCTCCGGCTCGCTCTACGTGGAGAACGCCCGGGCGCGGGTCGCCCGCGCCGGCCGCATCTACGTCGAAGGCAAGCACGACGCCGAGCTGGTGGAGAAGGTCTGGGGCCACGACCTGCGCATCGAGGGCGTCGTCGTGGAGCCCCTGCACGGCGTCGACGACCTGCCCTCGATCGTCAAGGAGTTCCGTCCGGCCCAGGGGCGTCGTCTCGGCGTCCTGGTCGACCACCTCGTGACGGGCTCCAAGGAGTCCCGGATCGCCGAGCAGATCACCGGCGCGCACGCCCTCGTCGTCGGGCATCCGTTCATCGACATCTGGCAGGCGGTCAAGCCGCAGGTTGTGGGCATCAAGGCCTGGCCGGTGGTGCCCAAGGGCGAGTCGTGGAAGGAGGGCGTCTGCCGGCGGCTGGGCTGGGAGGACGACACCGGCTACGTCTGGGCGCAGCGGATCCTCGCCCGGGTCAACAGCTTCACCGACCTGGAGCCGACCCTCCTCGGCCGCGTGGAGGAGCTCATCGACTTCGTCACCACGGACTGA
- a CDS encoding DUF2382 domain-containing protein yields MIGTDTISRVIGQDVYDESGDKIGSAAEVYLDDETGQPEWVTVRTGMFGTKESFVPIRDADLTDDGVRVPVSKSKVKDAPKIDTDGHLSPQEEQELYRYYGMGMGADSTPTMTTTETTTGMAGTGRTDAGMTGTDAGMTGTDAGMTGTDAGMTGTDARGTVGHDTSGPTTDDAMTLSEERLNVGTRSQEVGRARLRKYVVTENVTETVPVSREEARLEREPITDANVGKAMDGPAISEEEHEVVLHAETPVVEKEAVPVERVRLDKTTVTDQETVSEGVRKEEVDVDGDTERRV; encoded by the coding sequence ATGATCGGTACCGACACCATCAGCCGCGTGATCGGCCAGGACGTCTACGACGAGTCCGGGGACAAGATCGGCTCGGCCGCGGAGGTCTATCTCGACGACGAGACCGGCCAGCCCGAGTGGGTCACCGTGCGCACCGGCATGTTCGGCACCAAGGAGTCCTTCGTCCCCATCCGGGACGCGGACCTCACCGACGACGGCGTCCGCGTACCCGTCAGCAAGAGCAAGGTGAAGGACGCCCCGAAGATCGACACCGACGGCCACCTCTCCCCGCAGGAGGAGCAGGAGCTGTACCGGTACTACGGCATGGGCATGGGTGCGGACAGCACGCCGACCATGACGACCACGGAGACGACGACCGGCATGGCCGGGACCGGTCGGACCGACGCCGGCATGACCGGCACCGATGCCGGCATGACCGGCACCGATGCCGGCATGACCGGCACCGACGCCGGCATGACCGGCACCGACGCCCGGGGCACGGTCGGACACGACACCTCCGGCCCCACCACGGACGACGCCATGACGCTGTCGGAGGAGCGACTCAACGTGGGCACCCGCTCGCAGGAGGTCGGCCGCGCCCGGCTGCGCAAGTACGTCGTCACCGAGAACGTCACCGAGACCGTCCCGGTGTCCCGCGAGGAGGCCCGCCTCGAGCGCGAGCCCATCACGGACGCCAACGTCGGCAAGGCGATGGACGGGCCGGCCATCTCGGAGGAGGAGCACGAGGTCGTCCTCCACGCGGAGACGCCCGTCGTCGAGAAGGAAGCCGTGCCGGTCGAGCGTGTGCGTCTCGACAAGACCACGGTCACCGACCAGGAAACGGTGAGCGAGGGCGTCCGCAAGGAAGAGGTCGACGTCGACGGCGACACCGAGCGCCGGGTCTGA
- a CDS encoding AAA family ATPase, giving the protein MSEPTVAPIAAEPAGLAGPDELAAALEGTGYLPDEGLATAAYLALVMHRPLFLEGEAGVGKTALAHALAQVTGRPIYRLQCYEGLEASQALYDWDFGRQLLHLRAAEAAHATEDTEKLEASLYDRRFLLARPLLQALEDSPSVLLIDEVDRADDEFEAFLLEVLSDFTISIPELGTVRAQTPPLVVLTSNRTREVHDALKRRCLYHWLQHPEFDREVAILRRRLPQVTEQLAREVARATAKLRTLDLLKPPGIAESMDWATALHTLGARDLDPDLAARTLGAVLKYREDTERVRSLARGALFGG; this is encoded by the coding sequence GTGAGCGAGCCCACCGTCGCGCCGATCGCCGCCGAACCCGCCGGTCTCGCCGGTCCCGACGAGCTGGCGGCCGCCCTCGAGGGCACCGGCTACCTCCCCGACGAGGGGCTGGCGACCGCTGCCTACCTGGCTCTGGTCATGCACCGGCCGCTCTTCCTGGAGGGTGAGGCGGGGGTGGGCAAGACCGCCCTGGCCCACGCCCTGGCGCAGGTCACGGGCCGGCCGATCTACCGGCTGCAGTGCTACGAGGGACTCGAGGCCAGCCAGGCGCTCTACGACTGGGACTTCGGCCGCCAACTGCTGCACCTGCGGGCCGCCGAGGCCGCCCACGCCACCGAGGACACCGAGAAACTCGAGGCCTCGCTCTACGACCGCCGGTTCCTGCTCGCTCGGCCGCTGCTGCAGGCCCTGGAGGACTCGCCGAGTGTGTTGCTCATCGACGAGGTCGACCGGGCCGACGACGAGTTCGAGGCGTTCCTGCTGGAGGTCCTCTCCGACTTCACCATCTCGATCCCGGAGCTGGGCACCGTCCGCGCGCAGACGCCGCCGCTCGTGGTCCTCACCTCCAACCGCACCCGCGAGGTGCACGACGCGCTCAAGCGCCGGTGCCTCTACCACTGGCTGCAGCACCCCGAGTTCGACCGCGAGGTGGCGATCCTCCGCCGCCGGCTTCCCCAGGTGACCGAGCAGCTGGCCCGCGAGGTCGCCCGGGCGACGGCGAAGCTGCGCACCCTGGACCTGCTCAAGCCGCCCGGCATCGCCGAGTCCATGGACTGGGCCACGGCGCTGCACACCCTCGGCGCCCGCGACCTCGATCCCGACCTCGCCGCCCGCACCCTGGGCGCCGTGCTCAAGTACCGCGAGGACACCGAGCGGGTCCGGTCGCTGGCGAGGGGAGCGCTGTTCGGTGGCTGA
- a CDS encoding vWA domain-containing protein has translation MLGFARTLRHAGVPASPDRVEAMLVALGSLDVLEPGAVYWAGRLTLCAGPDDLDRYDAAFAVYFSGERPRAPRTVGKPEVRLAASAPLEQGTGDGDDETDAPDLAVQASADEVLRHRDVAELTPAEREHLRRLFALLAPATPMRPARRRRPDTRGTIHPARTVRRALRSGGEVTRLMHHRRRTRPRRVVLLVDVSGSMAPYADALLRFAHAAVRARPSSTDVFTIGTRLTRVTREMRLRDPDRALAASGSAIPDWSGGTRLGEVLKAFLDRWGQRGTARGAVVVVCSDGWERGGADLLGEQMVRLRRLAHAVVWVNPHKGRSGYEPLTGGMQAALPSVDHFVSGHSMAAFEELTGVIQRA, from the coding sequence GTGCTCGGCTTCGCCCGCACGCTCCGGCACGCCGGGGTGCCGGCGTCGCCGGACCGGGTCGAGGCGATGCTCGTGGCGCTCGGTTCGCTCGACGTGCTGGAGCCGGGCGCCGTCTACTGGGCCGGCCGGCTGACCCTCTGCGCCGGGCCGGACGACCTCGACCGCTACGACGCGGCCTTCGCCGTGTACTTCTCCGGTGAGCGGCCGCGTGCTCCGCGGACGGTGGGCAAGCCCGAGGTCCGGCTCGCGGCCTCGGCCCCGCTGGAACAGGGCACCGGGGACGGCGACGACGAGACCGACGCCCCCGACCTCGCCGTCCAGGCCAGCGCCGACGAGGTGCTGCGCCACCGGGACGTCGCCGAGCTGACCCCGGCCGAGCGCGAGCACCTGCGCCGGCTCTTCGCGCTGCTCGCGCCGGCGACCCCCATGCGCCCGGCCCGGCGGCGGCGGCCCGACACCCGGGGGACGATCCACCCGGCACGGACCGTGCGCCGGGCGTTGCGCAGCGGGGGCGAGGTCACCCGGCTGATGCACCACCGCAGGCGGACGCGCCCGCGCCGCGTCGTCCTGCTGGTCGACGTCTCCGGATCGATGGCGCCCTACGCCGACGCCCTGCTGCGCTTCGCGCACGCCGCCGTCCGGGCGCGGCCGTCGTCCACCGACGTCTTCACGATCGGGACGCGCCTCACCCGGGTGACCCGGGAGATGCGGCTGCGCGACCCCGACCGGGCGCTGGCCGCCAGCGGCTCGGCGATCCCCGACTGGTCCGGGGGCACCCGCCTCGGCGAGGTGCTCAAGGCCTTCCTCGACCGGTGGGGGCAGCGCGGCACCGCCCGTGGCGCGGTCGTGGTGGTGTGCAGCGACGGCTGGGAGCGGGGCGGGGCGGACCTGCTCGGCGAGCAGATGGTCCGGCTGCGGCGGCTGGCCCACGCCGTCGTCTGGGTGAACCCGCACAAGGGGCGGTCGGGCTACGAGCCGCTCACCGGCGGGATGCAGGCGGCCCTGCCGTCGGTCGACCACTTCGTGTCGGGGCACAGCATGGCCGCGTTCGAGGAGCTGACGGGAGTGATCCAGCGTGCGTGA
- a CDS encoding XdhC family protein: MRDVLEDLIGWWQAGETVGMGTVVATWRSAPRPAGASILVGPDGTAVGSVSGGCVEGAVYEEARDAVETGVPTLERYGVSDDDAFAVGLTCGGILDVFVESISRESFPELGEVAESVDRHEPVAVVTVVKGPDDRLGRRLVLWPDRSSGTLGLQRLDDAVAADARGMLVAGRTGLLHVGHDGERRGDDLTLFVNSFAPPARMVVFGAIDFAAAVARVGAFLGYRVTVCDARPVFATPKRFPDAHEVIVEWPHRYLQAEVDAGRIDERTVLCVLTHDPKFDVPLLEVALRIPVAYVGAMGSRRTHDERLERLVEAGLSKAEIGRLSSPIGLDLGARTPEETAVSIAAEIIAGRWGGTGERLAGIDGPIHRTADR; this comes from the coding sequence GTGCGTGACGTTCTCGAGGATCTCATCGGCTGGTGGCAGGCCGGGGAGACCGTCGGCATGGGGACGGTGGTCGCCACCTGGCGGTCGGCGCCCCGGCCCGCGGGCGCGTCGATCCTGGTCGGCCCCGACGGGACGGCGGTGGGCAGCGTCTCCGGCGGCTGCGTCGAGGGCGCGGTCTACGAGGAGGCCAGGGACGCCGTCGAGACCGGCGTGCCGACGCTGGAGCGCTACGGCGTGAGCGACGACGACGCGTTCGCCGTCGGCCTGACCTGTGGCGGCATCCTCGACGTCTTCGTCGAGTCGATCTCGCGCGAGTCGTTCCCGGAGCTCGGTGAGGTCGCCGAGTCGGTGGACCGGCACGAGCCGGTCGCCGTCGTCACGGTGGTGAAGGGCCCCGACGACCGGCTGGGCCGGCGGTTGGTCCTGTGGCCGGACCGGTCCTCCGGGACGCTGGGTCTGCAGCGGCTGGACGACGCGGTCGCGGCCGATGCCCGCGGGATGCTCGTGGCCGGCCGGACCGGCCTGCTGCACGTCGGGCACGACGGCGAGCGGCGCGGGGACGACCTGACGCTCTTCGTGAACTCGTTCGCGCCCCCGGCCCGGATGGTCGTCTTCGGCGCGATCGACTTCGCCGCGGCGGTCGCCCGGGTCGGCGCCTTCCTCGGCTACCGGGTCACCGTGTGCGACGCCCGGCCGGTCTTCGCCACGCCGAAGCGGTTCCCCGACGCGCACGAGGTGATCGTCGAGTGGCCGCACCGCTACCTGCAGGCCGAGGTCGACGCCGGGCGCATCGACGAGCGCACGGTGCTCTGCGTGCTCACCCACGACCCCAAGTTCGACGTCCCGTTGCTGGAGGTCGCGCTGCGCATCCCGGTCGCCTACGTGGGCGCGATGGGCTCGCGACGCACCCACGACGAGCGGCTGGAGCGGCTGGTGGAGGCGGGGCTGTCGAAGGCGGAGATCGGGCGGCTGTCCTCGCCGATCGGGCTCGACCTCGGGGCGCGGACACCGGAGGAGACGGCCGTCTCCATCGCGGCGGAGATCATCGCCGGGCGGTGGGGCGGCACCGGGGAGCGGCTGGCCGGGATCGACGGGCCCATCCACCGGACGGCCGACCGCTGA
- a CDS encoding MOSC domain-containing protein: MATSAQLPYRYDVEVVGLLAAAVHRYDGRPGGRVPEQADDRRERLEVRAGYGIVGDRYAGRPAHRDAAVTVLAAESVEALAAELGSGPLDPLLTRRNVVLRSAEVEALRGQLFAIDCGQGVVLLRGGRPANPCAWLDTVLVPGAHRGLRGRGGIRCAPLGDGVLRLGPALLCSAVPLDAGRAGHAVRPVPRPPQPGGKQARNAGMPGHLR, translated from the coding sequence GTGGCCACGTCGGCGCAGCTGCCGTACCGGTACGACGTCGAGGTCGTCGGGCTGCTGGCCGCGGCGGTGCACCGGTACGACGGGCGCCCGGGGGGCAGGGTGCCCGAGCAGGCCGACGACCGGCGGGAGCGACTCGAGGTGCGCGCCGGGTACGGCATCGTCGGCGACCGGTACGCGGGGAGGCCCGCGCACCGGGACGCCGCCGTGACGGTGCTCGCCGCGGAGTCGGTCGAGGCGCTGGCCGCCGAGCTGGGGTCCGGCCCGCTGGACCCGCTGCTGACCCGCCGGAACGTCGTGCTGCGCAGCGCCGAGGTGGAGGCGCTGCGCGGGCAGCTGTTCGCGATCGACTGCGGGCAGGGCGTCGTGCTGCTGCGGGGCGGCCGGCCCGCCAACCCGTGCGCGTGGCTGGACACCGTCCTGGTCCCCGGCGCACACCGGGGCCTGCGGGGCCGCGGTGGCATCCGGTGCGCCCCGCTCGGCGACGGCGTCCTCCGGCTCGGCCCTGCCCTGCTGTGCAGCGCCGTTCCGCTCGACGCCGGTCGGGCCGGCCATGCGGTCCGGCCGGTACCGAGACCGCCGCAGCCCGGAGGGAAGCAGGCACGAAACGCCGGGATGCCCGGCCATCTGCGGTAG
- a CDS encoding AAA family ATPase: MTTDSPAPGPVVGLRREREVLAVALATHRHVVLEGPPGTGKSTLLRAVAAETGQDVVFVEGNAELTPARLVGQYDPSAVLAGGYVPENFTDGPLLTAMRGSGLLYLEELNRIPEETLNVLITVLTEGEIAVPRLGTVRATAGFRLIAAMNPFDAIGTARVGQAIADRMCRVVLGYQPEEAEREIVAGITGSGARQVALAVRLVRATRQHRDLRTGSSVRGAIDLVLLLDGLLRLRGQELTCGRETTRDAAHAALSGRIRVTEGVERTPESVLDEILDDVWPPDSAPPDTADGAPSGGGLGKAPGPSTGTGPDRADTPRADRAPRRAPRTTGRREMQLRHEAFSTVSPEVGELDEEAFAGLMGADPDAAAALLADLATATDRELRSAARRLAARVFVQVGRVGAARARGTRRLAATRRPEGDLDLDRTLDRWTGIWPPVAEDLVTRHWTGSRRAVCLAVDRSGSMQGLGVAIAAVAAAGVVLAADERLRTSVLTFADDVTVLQPHGRHRSAEDVVLALVGLRGHGRTDLAAALQGARSELLPATADERVVVLLSDCLSTVGEPPESALAGIDRLHVLCPLPTEEAVDAARLLAARGGGTMEPVGTLADLGPALTRLLG; encoded by the coding sequence ATGACCACCGACTCCCCGGCGCCCGGCCCCGTCGTCGGCCTGCGCCGCGAGCGCGAGGTCCTCGCGGTGGCGCTCGCGACCCACCGGCACGTCGTCCTCGAAGGGCCGCCGGGCACCGGCAAGTCCACGCTGCTGCGGGCGGTCGCCGCCGAGACCGGTCAGGACGTCGTCTTCGTGGAGGGCAACGCCGAACTGACCCCCGCCCGGCTGGTCGGGCAGTACGACCCCTCCGCCGTGCTCGCAGGCGGCTACGTGCCGGAGAACTTCACCGACGGCCCGCTGCTGACCGCGATGCGCGGGTCGGGGCTGCTCTACCTGGAGGAGCTCAACCGGATCCCCGAGGAGACGCTGAACGTCCTCATCACCGTGCTCACCGAGGGCGAGATCGCCGTCCCCCGGCTGGGCACGGTGCGCGCGACGGCCGGATTCCGGCTGATCGCCGCCATGAACCCCTTCGACGCGATCGGCACCGCCCGGGTCGGCCAGGCGATCGCGGACCGGATGTGCCGGGTCGTGCTCGGCTACCAGCCGGAAGAGGCCGAGCGCGAGATCGTCGCCGGCATCACCGGGTCCGGCGCCCGCCAGGTCGCCCTCGCCGTCCGGCTGGTGCGCGCCACCCGGCAGCACCGCGACCTGCGCACCGGCTCGTCGGTGCGTGGCGCGATCGACCTCGTACTGCTGCTCGACGGACTGCTGCGCCTACGCGGCCAGGAGCTGACCTGCGGACGGGAAACCACGCGGGATGCCGCCCACGCGGCCCTCTCGGGCCGGATCCGCGTCACGGAGGGGGTGGAGCGGACGCCGGAGTCGGTCCTCGACGAGATCCTGGACGACGTCTGGCCGCCCGACTCCGCGCCCCCGGACACGGCCGACGGCGCACCGTCGGGGGGTGGCCTGGGAAAAGCTCCGGGCCCGTCGACCGGGACGGGCCCTGACCGAGCGGACACCCCGCGCGCCGATCGCGCGCCCCGCCGCGCGCCGCGCACGACCGGCCGCCGCGAGATGCAACTCCGACACGAGGCCTTCTCCACCGTCAGCCCGGAGGTGGGCGAGCTCGACGAGGAGGCGTTCGCCGGCCTGATGGGGGCCGACCCCGATGCGGCCGCCGCCCTGCTGGCCGACCTCGCCACCGCGACCGACCGGGAACTGCGGTCGGCCGCCCGCCGGCTGGCCGCCCGGGTGTTCGTCCAGGTCGGGCGGGTCGGGGCGGCCCGGGCGCGGGGCACGCGGCGGTTGGCCGCCACCCGACGTCCCGAGGGCGACCTGGATCTGGACCGCACCCTGGACCGCTGGACCGGGATCTGGCCGCCGGTCGCAGAGGACCTGGTCACGCGACACTGGACCGGATCCCGCCGGGCGGTCTGCCTCGCTGTCGACCGTTCCGGATCGATGCAGGGCCTCGGTGTCGCCATCGCGGCCGTCGCCGCTGCGGGCGTCGTCCTGGCCGCCGACGAGCGGCTGCGGACGAGCGTGCTCACCTTCGCCGACGACGTGACCGTGCTGCAGCCGCACGGCCGGCACCGGTCGGCGGAGGACGTCGTCCTGGCGCTGGTGGGACTGCGCGGCCACGGGCGGACCGACCTCGCCGCGGCGCTACAGGGTGCGCGGAGCGAGCTGCTGCCGGCGACGGCGGACGAGCGGGTCGTCGTCCTGCTGTCGGACTGCCTGTCGACGGTGGGGGAGCCGCCCGAGTCGGCGCTGGCCGGCATCGACCGGCTGCACGTGCTCTGCCCGCTGCCGACGGAGGAGGCCGTGGACGCCGCCCGCCTGCTCGCCGCTCGCGGTGGCGGGACGATGGAGCCGGTCGGGACGCTCGCCGACCTCGGGCCCGCCCTCACCCGGCTGCTGGGCTAG
- a CDS encoding NDMA-dependent alcohol dehydrogenase, which translates to MKTKGAILWGVDEEWSVEEIELGDPRAGEVTVELAASGLCHSDEHLVTGGTPVASYPVIGGHEGAGVVTKVGPGVTGLEEGDHVVTAFIPACGQCPPCSRGQQNLCDLGANLLAGTSISDGSYRVKARGKDVIPMCLLGTFSPYMTVHQASVVKIEPDIPLDIAALVGCGVTTGWGSATKVADVRPGENVVVMGAGGVGMNAVQGAAAAGAKRVMVIDPVAKKREWAMDMGATHTFANMEEAVPAINELTWGRMAEKTIITVGDIQGEDIAAALSVTGKGGRAVVTGMGNYANVDVKLSLFELTLLQKDLQGAIFGGLAPRNAIPELLSLYQEGQLKLDELVTTRYSLEEVNKGYQDMRDGENIRGMIVYTDADRR; encoded by the coding sequence GTGAAGACCAAGGGCGCGATCTTGTGGGGTGTCGACGAGGAATGGTCGGTCGAGGAGATCGAACTCGGGGATCCGCGGGCGGGTGAGGTCACCGTCGAGCTCGCCGCCTCGGGCCTCTGCCACTCCGACGAGCACCTGGTCACCGGCGGCACCCCGGTCGCGTCCTACCCGGTCATCGGCGGGCACGAGGGCGCCGGCGTCGTCACCAAGGTGGGTCCCGGCGTGACCGGCCTCGAGGAGGGCGACCACGTCGTCACCGCCTTCATCCCCGCCTGTGGGCAGTGCCCGCCGTGCTCGCGCGGCCAGCAGAACCTGTGCGACCTCGGCGCGAACCTGCTCGCCGGCACGTCGATCTCCGACGGCAGCTACCGCGTGAAGGCTCGGGGCAAGGACGTCATCCCGATGTGCCTGCTCGGCACGTTCTCGCCGTACATGACGGTGCACCAGGCGTCGGTCGTGAAGATCGAACCGGACATCCCCCTCGACATCGCGGCCCTCGTGGGTTGCGGCGTCACCACCGGCTGGGGCTCGGCGACCAAGGTGGCCGACGTCCGGCCGGGCGAGAACGTCGTGGTCATGGGCGCCGGAGGCGTCGGCATGAACGCCGTCCAGGGCGCGGCCGCGGCCGGGGCCAAGCGGGTCATGGTCATCGACCCCGTCGCCAAGAAGCGCGAGTGGGCGATGGACATGGGCGCCACCCACACCTTCGCGAACATGGAGGAGGCGGTGCCGGCGATCAACGAGCTCACCTGGGGCCGGATGGCGGAGAAGACGATCATCACCGTCGGCGACATCCAGGGCGAGGACATCGCCGCCGCGCTCAGCGTCACCGGCAAGGGTGGCCGCGCGGTCGTCACCGGCATGGGCAACTACGCCAACGTCGACGTGAAGCTCAGCCTCTTCGAGCTCACCCTGCTGCAGAAGGACCTGCAGGGGGCCATCTTCGGCGGCCTGGCCCCGCGCAACGCCATCCCGGAGCTGCTCTCGCTCTACCAGGAGGGGCAGCTCAAGCTCGACGAGCTGGTGACGACGAGGTACTCCCTGGAAGAGGTCAACAAGGGCTACCAGGACATGCGCGACGGCGAGAACATCCGCGGCATGATCGTCTACACCGACGCCGACCGGCGATAA